A single Polynucleobacter acidiphobus DNA region contains:
- a CDS encoding quinone oxidoreductase family protein, which yields MSVTHTKAIRIDEVGPPEVMKYVDVSLGEPGPGEVLIAQKACGLNYIDIYFRSGYYPQPLPGGIGMEASGIIEKVGPGVTHLKAGDRVAYAGRPTGAYAQARIMPAETIVQLPDAISFETGAGMMLQGLTVQYLLNDTYKVQRGDTVLFHAIAGGVGLIALQWLKAIGATVIGTVGSPEKAALAKSYGCDHVIEYRSEDFVTRVKEITNGKGVAVAYDAVGKDTFMKTLDCIAPRGMAVSFGNASGSVPPIDLAVLSSKGSLKLTRPTLMTYVHNRSLLEPMAKDLFERVTQGQIKIEIKQQYPLADAVQAHRDLEGRKTTGTTILIP from the coding sequence ATGTCAGTTACGCACACAAAAGCAATTCGGATCGATGAAGTTGGACCACCTGAGGTCATGAAATACGTCGATGTTTCACTGGGCGAGCCAGGACCAGGCGAGGTTTTGATTGCACAAAAAGCATGTGGCCTGAACTATATTGATATTTACTTCCGATCGGGCTACTACCCTCAGCCATTGCCAGGTGGCATTGGCATGGAAGCATCGGGCATTATTGAGAAGGTTGGCCCCGGCGTGACGCATCTCAAGGCTGGCGATCGCGTAGCCTATGCAGGTAGACCAACGGGGGCTTATGCACAGGCTCGCATCATGCCTGCAGAGACCATTGTGCAGCTACCCGATGCGATTTCGTTTGAGACCGGTGCAGGGATGATGCTGCAAGGCCTCACAGTGCAATACCTTCTAAACGATACCTATAAAGTGCAGCGCGGTGATACCGTCCTGTTTCATGCGATTGCTGGGGGTGTTGGCTTAATCGCTCTGCAATGGTTAAAGGCGATTGGTGCCACCGTGATTGGTACGGTAGGCAGCCCTGAGAAGGCGGCCCTCGCGAAGTCATATGGCTGCGATCATGTGATTGAATACCGTAGCGAAGATTTTGTAACGCGCGTGAAAGAGATTACCAATGGTAAAGGTGTGGCAGTTGCCTATGATGCGGTCGGTAAAGATACGTTCATGAAAACCCTCGACTGTATCGCCCCACGTGGTATGGCAGTGAGCTTTGGTAATGCCTCTGGATCGGTTCCGCCGATCGATCTAGCCGTTTTGTCGAGCAAGGGATCGTTAAAGTTAACCCGACCCACACTAATGACCTATGTACACAATCGCTCCTTGTTAGAGCCAATGGCCAAGGATTTATTTGAGCGCGTGACTCAGGGGCAAATTAAGATTGAGATCAAGCAACAATATCCTTTGGCAGACGCTGTGCAGGCGCACCGTGATCTGGAGGGACGCAAGACCACTGGCACGACGATCTTGATTCCCTAA
- a CDS encoding YebC/PmpR family DNA-binding transcriptional regulator — MAGHSKWANIQHRKGRQDEKRGKIWTKLIKEITVAARLGGGDLSANPRLRLAIDKAKDANMPNDNVQRAIARGTGAADGVDYEEIRYEGYGINGAALIVDAMTDNRTRTVAEVRHAFSKHGGNMGTEGSVAFLFKHCGQLLFAPGTNEEQLLELALEAGAEDVITHEDGSLEVITAPFEFTNIRHALETAGLKPELAEVTMRPSTEVDLNQEQTESMQKLLDVLENLDDVQAVYTNANL, encoded by the coding sequence ATGGCGGGTCATTCAAAATGGGCCAATATTCAACACCGTAAGGGCCGCCAGGACGAAAAGCGTGGCAAGATTTGGACCAAACTCATTAAAGAGATTACTGTTGCTGCCCGCCTAGGCGGAGGTGATCTCAGCGCAAATCCGCGTCTGCGCCTCGCAATCGACAAAGCCAAAGATGCCAATATGCCCAATGACAATGTGCAACGTGCGATTGCGCGCGGGACGGGCGCTGCCGATGGCGTTGACTATGAAGAGATTCGGTATGAGGGTTACGGTATTAATGGTGCTGCATTGATTGTCGATGCGATGACGGACAATCGCACCCGCACTGTTGCCGAGGTTCGCCATGCCTTCTCAAAGCACGGGGGCAATATGGGCACAGAAGGCTCCGTTGCTTTTTTATTTAAACACTGTGGACAACTGCTCTTTGCTCCTGGAACCAATGAAGAGCAATTACTCGAATTAGCGCTTGAAGCCGGCGCAGAGGACGTAATTACGCATGAGGATGGATCGCTTGAGGTGATTACGGCTCCCTTTGAGTTCACGAATATTCGTCATGCTTTAGAGACGGCGGGTTTAAAACCTGAGTTGGCCGAGGTTACGATGCGACCTTCGACCGAGGTCGATCTTAATCAAGAGCAAACCGAATCGATGCAAAAACTATTGGATGTGCTCGAGAATTTGGATGATGTCCAAGCGGTCTATACCAATGCCAATCTATGA